In Takifugu flavidus isolate HTHZ2018 chromosome 13, ASM371156v2, whole genome shotgun sequence, the following are encoded in one genomic region:
- the LOC130535956 gene encoding suppressor of tumorigenicity 7 protein homolog isoform X7 yields MFGTESSLSMFLNTLTPKFYVALTGTSSLISGLILIFEWWYFRKYGTSFIEQVSVSHLRPLLGGVDSSSPSNASTSNGEADSSRQSVSECKVWRNPLNLFRGAEYNRYTWVTGREPLTYYDMNLSAQDHQTFFTCDSDHLRPADAIMQKAWRERNPQARISAAHEALELEDCATAYILLAEEEATTIMEAERLFKQALKAGESCYRRSQQLQHHSTQYEAQHRRDTNVLVYIKRRLAMCSRKLGRTREAVKMMRDLMKEFPLLSMFNIHENLLESLLELQNYADVQAVLAKYDDISLPKSATICYTAALLKARAVSDKFSPEAASRRGLSTAEMNAVEAIHRAVEFNPHVPKYLLEMKSLILPPEHILKRGDSEAIAYAFFHLQHWKRVEGALNLLHCTWEGSARSCSAAFRMIPYPLEKGHLFYPYPICTETADRELLPTVFHEVSVYPKKELPFFILFTAGLCSFTAMLALLTHQFPELMGVFAKAFLSTLFAPLNFIMEKVESILPSSLWHQLTRI; encoded by the exons ATGTTCGGCACAGAATCCTCAT TAAGCATGTTTCTCAACACCCTGACGCCCAAGTTCTATGTGGCTCTGACAGGCACTTCCTCCCTCATATCAGGACTCATATTG atATTTGAGTGGTGGTATTTTAGGAAATACGGGACCTCCTTCATAGAGCAGGTGTCTGTCAGCCAcctgcgccccctgctgggcggaGTGGACAGCAGCTCTCCCAGCAACGCCAGCACCAGTAATGGGGAGGCCGATTCCAGTCGACAGAGCGTGTCTG AATGTAAAGTGTGGAGAAATCCGCTGAATTTATTCCGTGGAGCTGAATATAATCG GTATACGTGGGTCACCGGTCGAGAGCCGCTGACTTACTACGACATGAACCTGTCGGCTCAGGACCACCAGACCTTCTTCACCTGCGACTCCGACCACCTCCGGCCCGCCGACGCCA TCATGCAGAAGGCGTGGCGGGAGAGGAACCCACAGGCTCGGATCTCCGCGGCGCACGAAGCTCTGgagctggaaga tTGTGCCACCGCCTACATCCTGCTGGCGGAGGAAGAGGCCACCACCATCATGGAGGCAGAACGCTTGTTTAAGCAGGCGCTGAAGGCTGGAGAGAGCTGCTACCGCcgcagccagcagctgcagcaccacagcacgcAGTACGAAGCCCAGCACA GAAGAGACACCAACGTGCTGGTGTACATAAAGAGGAGACTGGCCATGTGCTCCAGAAAGCTGGGCCGGACACGAGAGGCGGTTAAAATGATGAGAGAT TTAATGAAGGAGTTCCCTCTTCTCAGCATGTTCAACATCCACGAAAACCTGCTGGAGTCGCTATTAGAGCTCCAGAATTACGCAGACGTCCAGGCCGTTCTGGCCAAATACGACG ATATCAGTTTACCCAAATCTGCAACAATATGCTACACAGCAGCGTTGCTCAAAGCCAGGGCGGTATCAGACAA ATTCTCTCCAGAGGCAGCGTCACGACGAGGGCTGAGTACAGCAGAGATGAACGCAGTAGAAGCCATCCACAGAGCGGTGGAATTCAACCCTCACGTTCCcaag tatCTGCTGGAGATGAAGAGTCTGATTCTTCCTCCAGAACACATCCTGAAGCGAGGGGACAGCGAGGCCATCGCCTACGccttcttccacctgcagcactggAAGCGGGTCGAGGGGGCGCTCAACCTGCTCCACTGCACCTGGGAGGGCA gtgcacgcTCCTGCTCTGCAGCGTTCAGAATGATCCCTTATCCTCTAGAGAAGGGTCACCTGTTCTACCCGTACCCCATCTGCACAGAGACGGCCGACAGAGAGCTGCTACCCA CAGTGTTTcacgaggtgtcggtgtacccGAAGAAGGAGCTGcccttcttcatcctcttcacaGCCGGCCTGTGTTCCTTCACCGCCATGCTGGCTCTGCTCACACACCAGTTTCCTGAACTCATGGGGGTGTTCGCGAAAGCT ttcctcagcacGCTGTTCGCTCCGCTCAACTTCatcatggagaaggtggagagcaTCCTGCCGTCCAGCCTCTGGCACCAACTCACCCGCATCTGA
- the LOC130535956 gene encoding suppressor of tumorigenicity 7 protein homolog isoform X5, which translates to MFGTESSLSMFLNTLTPKFYVALTGTSSLISGLILIFEWWYFRKYGTSFIEQVSVSHLRPLLGGVDSSSPSNASTSNGEADSSRQSVSECKVWRNPLNLFRGAEYNRYTWVTGREPLTYYDMNLSAQDHQTFFTCDSDHLRPADAIMQKAWRERNPQARISAAHEALELEDCATAYILLAEEEATTIMEAERLFKQALKAGESCYRRSQQLQHHSTQYEAQHRRDTNVLVYIKRRLAMCSRKLGRTREAVKMMRDLMKEFPLLSMFNIHENLLESLLELQNYADVQAVLAKYDGERREATVRGVPAASPQEASIVSPSPLTCPLCVSPSDISLPKSATICYTAALLKARAVSDKFSPEAASRRGLSTAEMNAVEAIHRAVEFNPHVPKYLLEMKSLILPPEHILKRGDSEAIAYAFFHLQHWKRVEGALNLLHCTWEGTFRMIPYPLEKGHLFYPYPICTETADRELLPMFHEVSVYPKKELPFFILFTAGLCSFTAMLALLTHQFPELMGVFAKAFLSTLFAPLNFIMEKVESILPSSLWHQLTRI; encoded by the exons ATGTTCGGCACAGAATCCTCAT TAAGCATGTTTCTCAACACCCTGACGCCCAAGTTCTATGTGGCTCTGACAGGCACTTCCTCCCTCATATCAGGACTCATATTG atATTTGAGTGGTGGTATTTTAGGAAATACGGGACCTCCTTCATAGAGCAGGTGTCTGTCAGCCAcctgcgccccctgctgggcggaGTGGACAGCAGCTCTCCCAGCAACGCCAGCACCAGTAATGGGGAGGCCGATTCCAGTCGACAGAGCGTGTCTG AATGTAAAGTGTGGAGAAATCCGCTGAATTTATTCCGTGGAGCTGAATATAATCG GTATACGTGGGTCACCGGTCGAGAGCCGCTGACTTACTACGACATGAACCTGTCGGCTCAGGACCACCAGACCTTCTTCACCTGCGACTCCGACCACCTCCGGCCCGCCGACGCCA TCATGCAGAAGGCGTGGCGGGAGAGGAACCCACAGGCTCGGATCTCCGCGGCGCACGAAGCTCTGgagctggaaga tTGTGCCACCGCCTACATCCTGCTGGCGGAGGAAGAGGCCACCACCATCATGGAGGCAGAACGCTTGTTTAAGCAGGCGCTGAAGGCTGGAGAGAGCTGCTACCGCcgcagccagcagctgcagcaccacagcacgcAGTACGAAGCCCAGCACA GAAGAGACACCAACGTGCTGGTGTACATAAAGAGGAGACTGGCCATGTGCTCCAGAAAGCTGGGCCGGACACGAGAGGCGGTTAAAATGATGAGAGAT TTAATGAAGGAGTTCCCTCTTCTCAGCATGTTCAACATCCACGAAAACCTGCTGGAGTCGCTATTAGAGCTCCAGAATTACGCAGACGTCCAGGCCGTTCTGGCCAAATACGACGGTGAGAGACGCGAAGCGACCGTGCGCGGCgttcctgctgcttctccccAGGAAGCTTCCATAGTTTCGCCCTCGCCGCTAACGTGTCCGCTCTGTGTCTCCCCTTCAGATATCAGTTTACCCAAATCTGCAACAATATGCTACACAGCAGCGTTGCTCAAAGCCAGGGCGGTATCAGACAA ATTCTCTCCAGAGGCAGCGTCACGACGAGGGCTGAGTACAGCAGAGATGAACGCAGTAGAAGCCATCCACAGAGCGGTGGAATTCAACCCTCACGTTCCcaag tatCTGCTGGAGATGAAGAGTCTGATTCTTCCTCCAGAACACATCCTGAAGCGAGGGGACAGCGAGGCCATCGCCTACGccttcttccacctgcagcactggAAGCGGGTCGAGGGGGCGCTCAACCTGCTCCACTGCACCTGGGAGGGCA CGTTCAGAATGATCCCTTATCCTCTAGAGAAGGGTCACCTGTTCTACCCGTACCCCATCTGCACAGAGACGGCCGACAGAGAGCTGCTACCCA TGTTTcacgaggtgtcggtgtacccGAAGAAGGAGCTGcccttcttcatcctcttcacaGCCGGCCTGTGTTCCTTCACCGCCATGCTGGCTCTGCTCACACACCAGTTTCCTGAACTCATGGGGGTGTTCGCGAAAGCT ttcctcagcacGCTGTTCGCTCCGCTCAACTTCatcatggagaaggtggagagcaTCCTGCCGTCCAGCCTCTGGCACCAACTCACCCGCATCTGA
- the LOC130535956 gene encoding suppressor of tumorigenicity 7 protein homolog isoform X10 produces MFGTESSLSMFLNTLTPKFYVALTGTSSLISGLILIFEWWYFRKYGTSFIEQVSVSHLRPLLGGVDSSSPSNASTSNGEADSSRQSVSECKVWRNPLNLFRGAEYNRYTWVTGREPLTYYDMNLSAQDHQTFFTCDSDHLRPADAIMQKAWRERNPQARISAAHEALELEDCATAYILLAEEEATTIMEAERLFKQALKAGESCYRRSQQLQHHSTQYEAQHRRDTNVLVYIKRRLAMCSRKLGRTREAVKMMRDHVQHPRKPAGVAIRAPELRRRPGRSGQIRRYQFTQICNNMLHSSVAQSQGGIRQILSRGSVTTRAEYSRDERSRSHPQSGGIQPSRSQVSAGDEESDSSSRTHPEARGQRGHRLRLLPPAALEAGRGGAQPAPLHLGGQCTLLLCSVQNDPLSSREGSPVLPVPHLHRDGRQRAATHSVSRGVGVPEEGAALLHPLHSRPVFLHRHAGSAHTPVS; encoded by the exons ATGTTCGGCACAGAATCCTCAT TAAGCATGTTTCTCAACACCCTGACGCCCAAGTTCTATGTGGCTCTGACAGGCACTTCCTCCCTCATATCAGGACTCATATTG atATTTGAGTGGTGGTATTTTAGGAAATACGGGACCTCCTTCATAGAGCAGGTGTCTGTCAGCCAcctgcgccccctgctgggcggaGTGGACAGCAGCTCTCCCAGCAACGCCAGCACCAGTAATGGGGAGGCCGATTCCAGTCGACAGAGCGTGTCTG AATGTAAAGTGTGGAGAAATCCGCTGAATTTATTCCGTGGAGCTGAATATAATCG GTATACGTGGGTCACCGGTCGAGAGCCGCTGACTTACTACGACATGAACCTGTCGGCTCAGGACCACCAGACCTTCTTCACCTGCGACTCCGACCACCTCCGGCCCGCCGACGCCA TCATGCAGAAGGCGTGGCGGGAGAGGAACCCACAGGCTCGGATCTCCGCGGCGCACGAAGCTCTGgagctggaaga tTGTGCCACCGCCTACATCCTGCTGGCGGAGGAAGAGGCCACCACCATCATGGAGGCAGAACGCTTGTTTAAGCAGGCGCTGAAGGCTGGAGAGAGCTGCTACCGCcgcagccagcagctgcagcaccacagcacgcAGTACGAAGCCCAGCACA GAAGAGACACCAACGTGCTGGTGTACATAAAGAGGAGACTGGCCATGTGCTCCAGAAAGCTGGGCCGGACACGAGAGGCGGTTAAAATGATGAGAGAT CATGTTCAACATCCACGAAAACCTGCTGGAGTCGCTATTAGAGCTCCAGAATTACGCAGACGTCCAGGCCGTTCTGGCCAAATACGACG ATATCAGTTTACCCAAATCTGCAACAATATGCTACACAGCAGCGTTGCTCAAAGCCAGGGCGGTATCAGACAA ATTCTCTCCAGAGGCAGCGTCACGACGAGGGCTGAGTACAGCAGAGATGAACGCAGTAGAAGCCATCCACAGAGCGGTGGAATTCAACCCTCACGTTCCcaag tatCTGCTGGAGATGAAGAGTCTGATTCTTCCTCCAGAACACATCCTGAAGCGAGGGGACAGCGAGGCCATCGCCTACGccttcttccacctgcagcactggAAGCGGGTCGAGGGGGCGCTCAACCTGCTCCACTGCACCTGGGAGGGCA gtgcacgcTCCTGCTCTGCAGCGTTCAGAATGATCCCTTATCCTCTAGAGAAGGGTCACCTGTTCTACCCGTACCCCATCTGCACAGAGACGGCCGACAGAGAGCTGCTACCCA CAGTGTTTcacgaggtgtcggtgtacccGAAGAAGGAGCTGcccttcttcatcctcttcacaGCCGGCCTGTGTTCCTTCACCGCCATGCTGGCTCTGCTCACACACCAGTTTCCTGA
- the LOC130535956 gene encoding suppressor of tumorigenicity 7 protein homolog isoform X4: MFGTESSLSMFLNTLTPKFYVALTGTSSLISGLILIFEWWYFRKYGTSFIEQVSVSHLRPLLGGVDSSSPSNASTSNGEADSSRQSVSECKVWRNPLNLFRGAEYNRYTWVTGREPLTYYDMNLSAQDHQTFFTCDSDHLRPADAIMQKAWRERNPQARISAAHEALELEDCATAYILLAEEEATTIMEAERLFKQALKAGESCYRRSQQLQHHSTQYEAQHRRDTNVLVYIKRRLAMCSRKLGRTREAVKMMRDLMKEFPLLSMFNIHENLLESLLELQNYADVQAVLAKYDGERREATVRGVPAASPQEASIVSPSPLTCPLCVSPSDISLPKSATICYTAALLKARAVSDKFSPEAASRRGLSTAEMNAVEAIHRAVEFNPHVPKYLLEMKSLILPPEHILKRGDSEAIAYAFFHLQHWKRVEGALNLLHCTWEGTFRMIPYPLEKGHLFYPYPICTETADRELLPTVFHEVSVYPKKELPFFILFTAGLCSFTAMLALLTHQFPELMGVFAKAFLSTLFAPLNFIMEKVESILPSSLWHQLTRI; encoded by the exons ATGTTCGGCACAGAATCCTCAT TAAGCATGTTTCTCAACACCCTGACGCCCAAGTTCTATGTGGCTCTGACAGGCACTTCCTCCCTCATATCAGGACTCATATTG atATTTGAGTGGTGGTATTTTAGGAAATACGGGACCTCCTTCATAGAGCAGGTGTCTGTCAGCCAcctgcgccccctgctgggcggaGTGGACAGCAGCTCTCCCAGCAACGCCAGCACCAGTAATGGGGAGGCCGATTCCAGTCGACAGAGCGTGTCTG AATGTAAAGTGTGGAGAAATCCGCTGAATTTATTCCGTGGAGCTGAATATAATCG GTATACGTGGGTCACCGGTCGAGAGCCGCTGACTTACTACGACATGAACCTGTCGGCTCAGGACCACCAGACCTTCTTCACCTGCGACTCCGACCACCTCCGGCCCGCCGACGCCA TCATGCAGAAGGCGTGGCGGGAGAGGAACCCACAGGCTCGGATCTCCGCGGCGCACGAAGCTCTGgagctggaaga tTGTGCCACCGCCTACATCCTGCTGGCGGAGGAAGAGGCCACCACCATCATGGAGGCAGAACGCTTGTTTAAGCAGGCGCTGAAGGCTGGAGAGAGCTGCTACCGCcgcagccagcagctgcagcaccacagcacgcAGTACGAAGCCCAGCACA GAAGAGACACCAACGTGCTGGTGTACATAAAGAGGAGACTGGCCATGTGCTCCAGAAAGCTGGGCCGGACACGAGAGGCGGTTAAAATGATGAGAGAT TTAATGAAGGAGTTCCCTCTTCTCAGCATGTTCAACATCCACGAAAACCTGCTGGAGTCGCTATTAGAGCTCCAGAATTACGCAGACGTCCAGGCCGTTCTGGCCAAATACGACGGTGAGAGACGCGAAGCGACCGTGCGCGGCgttcctgctgcttctccccAGGAAGCTTCCATAGTTTCGCCCTCGCCGCTAACGTGTCCGCTCTGTGTCTCCCCTTCAGATATCAGTTTACCCAAATCTGCAACAATATGCTACACAGCAGCGTTGCTCAAAGCCAGGGCGGTATCAGACAA ATTCTCTCCAGAGGCAGCGTCACGACGAGGGCTGAGTACAGCAGAGATGAACGCAGTAGAAGCCATCCACAGAGCGGTGGAATTCAACCCTCACGTTCCcaag tatCTGCTGGAGATGAAGAGTCTGATTCTTCCTCCAGAACACATCCTGAAGCGAGGGGACAGCGAGGCCATCGCCTACGccttcttccacctgcagcactggAAGCGGGTCGAGGGGGCGCTCAACCTGCTCCACTGCACCTGGGAGGGCA CGTTCAGAATGATCCCTTATCCTCTAGAGAAGGGTCACCTGTTCTACCCGTACCCCATCTGCACAGAGACGGCCGACAGAGAGCTGCTACCCA CAGTGTTTcacgaggtgtcggtgtacccGAAGAAGGAGCTGcccttcttcatcctcttcacaGCCGGCCTGTGTTCCTTCACCGCCATGCTGGCTCTGCTCACACACCAGTTTCCTGAACTCATGGGGGTGTTCGCGAAAGCT ttcctcagcacGCTGTTCGCTCCGCTCAACTTCatcatggagaaggtggagagcaTCCTGCCGTCCAGCCTCTGGCACCAACTCACCCGCATCTGA
- the LOC130535956 gene encoding suppressor of tumorigenicity 7 protein homolog isoform X1 — translation MFGTESSLSMFLNTLTPKFYVALTGTSSLISGLILIFEWWYFRKYGTSFIEQVSVSHLRPLLGGVDSSSPSNASTSNGEADSSRQSVSECKVWRNPLNLFRGAEYNRYTWVTGREPLTYYDMNLSAQDHQTFFTCDSDHLRPADAIMQKAWRERNPQARISAAHEALELEDCATAYILLAEEEATTIMEAERLFKQALKAGESCYRRSQQLQHHSTQYEAQHRRDTNVLVYIKRRLAMCSRKLGRTREAVKMMRDLMKEFPLLSMFNIHENLLESLLELQNYADVQAVLAKYDGERREATVRGVPAASPQEASIVSPSPLTCPLCVSPSDISLPKSATICYTAALLKARAVSDKFSPEAASRRGLSTAEMNAVEAIHRAVEFNPHVPKYLLEMKSLILPPEHILKRGDSEAIAYAFFHLQHWKRVEGALNLLHCTWEGSARSCSAAFRMIPYPLEKGHLFYPYPICTETADRELLPTVFHEVSVYPKKELPFFILFTAGLCSFTAMLALLTHQFPELMGVFAKAFLSTLFAPLNFIMEKVESILPSSLWHQLTRI, via the exons ATGTTCGGCACAGAATCCTCAT TAAGCATGTTTCTCAACACCCTGACGCCCAAGTTCTATGTGGCTCTGACAGGCACTTCCTCCCTCATATCAGGACTCATATTG atATTTGAGTGGTGGTATTTTAGGAAATACGGGACCTCCTTCATAGAGCAGGTGTCTGTCAGCCAcctgcgccccctgctgggcggaGTGGACAGCAGCTCTCCCAGCAACGCCAGCACCAGTAATGGGGAGGCCGATTCCAGTCGACAGAGCGTGTCTG AATGTAAAGTGTGGAGAAATCCGCTGAATTTATTCCGTGGAGCTGAATATAATCG GTATACGTGGGTCACCGGTCGAGAGCCGCTGACTTACTACGACATGAACCTGTCGGCTCAGGACCACCAGACCTTCTTCACCTGCGACTCCGACCACCTCCGGCCCGCCGACGCCA TCATGCAGAAGGCGTGGCGGGAGAGGAACCCACAGGCTCGGATCTCCGCGGCGCACGAAGCTCTGgagctggaaga tTGTGCCACCGCCTACATCCTGCTGGCGGAGGAAGAGGCCACCACCATCATGGAGGCAGAACGCTTGTTTAAGCAGGCGCTGAAGGCTGGAGAGAGCTGCTACCGCcgcagccagcagctgcagcaccacagcacgcAGTACGAAGCCCAGCACA GAAGAGACACCAACGTGCTGGTGTACATAAAGAGGAGACTGGCCATGTGCTCCAGAAAGCTGGGCCGGACACGAGAGGCGGTTAAAATGATGAGAGAT TTAATGAAGGAGTTCCCTCTTCTCAGCATGTTCAACATCCACGAAAACCTGCTGGAGTCGCTATTAGAGCTCCAGAATTACGCAGACGTCCAGGCCGTTCTGGCCAAATACGACGGTGAGAGACGCGAAGCGACCGTGCGCGGCgttcctgctgcttctccccAGGAAGCTTCCATAGTTTCGCCCTCGCCGCTAACGTGTCCGCTCTGTGTCTCCCCTTCAGATATCAGTTTACCCAAATCTGCAACAATATGCTACACAGCAGCGTTGCTCAAAGCCAGGGCGGTATCAGACAA ATTCTCTCCAGAGGCAGCGTCACGACGAGGGCTGAGTACAGCAGAGATGAACGCAGTAGAAGCCATCCACAGAGCGGTGGAATTCAACCCTCACGTTCCcaag tatCTGCTGGAGATGAAGAGTCTGATTCTTCCTCCAGAACACATCCTGAAGCGAGGGGACAGCGAGGCCATCGCCTACGccttcttccacctgcagcactggAAGCGGGTCGAGGGGGCGCTCAACCTGCTCCACTGCACCTGGGAGGGCA gtgcacgcTCCTGCTCTGCAGCGTTCAGAATGATCCCTTATCCTCTAGAGAAGGGTCACCTGTTCTACCCGTACCCCATCTGCACAGAGACGGCCGACAGAGAGCTGCTACCCA CAGTGTTTcacgaggtgtcggtgtacccGAAGAAGGAGCTGcccttcttcatcctcttcacaGCCGGCCTGTGTTCCTTCACCGCCATGCTGGCTCTGCTCACACACCAGTTTCCTGAACTCATGGGGGTGTTCGCGAAAGCT ttcctcagcacGCTGTTCGCTCCGCTCAACTTCatcatggagaaggtggagagcaTCCTGCCGTCCAGCCTCTGGCACCAACTCACCCGCATCTGA
- the LOC130535956 gene encoding suppressor of tumorigenicity 7 protein homolog isoform X2, with the protein MFGTESSLSMFLNTLTPKFYVALTGTSSLISGLILIFEWWYFRKYGTSFIEQVSVSHLRPLLGGVDSSSPSNASTSNGEADSSRQSVSECKVWRNPLNLFRGAEYNRYTWVTGREPLTYYDMNLSAQDHQTFFTCDSDHLRPADAIMQKAWRERNPQARISAAHEALELEDCATAYILLAEEEATTIMEAERLFKQALKAGESCYRRSQQLQHHSTQYEAQHRRDTNVLVYIKRRLAMCSRKLGRTREAVKMMRDLMKEFPLLSMFNIHENLLESLLELQNYADVQAVLAKYDGERREATVRGVPAASPQEASIVSPSPLTCPLCVSPSDISLPKSATICYTAALLKARAVSDKFSPEAASRRGLSTAEMNAVEAIHRAVEFNPHVPKYLLEMKSLILPPEHILKRGDSEAIAYAFFHLQHWKRVEGALNLLHCTWEGSARSCSAAFRMIPYPLEKGHLFYPYPICTETADRELLPMFHEVSVYPKKELPFFILFTAGLCSFTAMLALLTHQFPELMGVFAKAFLSTLFAPLNFIMEKVESILPSSLWHQLTRI; encoded by the exons ATGTTCGGCACAGAATCCTCAT TAAGCATGTTTCTCAACACCCTGACGCCCAAGTTCTATGTGGCTCTGACAGGCACTTCCTCCCTCATATCAGGACTCATATTG atATTTGAGTGGTGGTATTTTAGGAAATACGGGACCTCCTTCATAGAGCAGGTGTCTGTCAGCCAcctgcgccccctgctgggcggaGTGGACAGCAGCTCTCCCAGCAACGCCAGCACCAGTAATGGGGAGGCCGATTCCAGTCGACAGAGCGTGTCTG AATGTAAAGTGTGGAGAAATCCGCTGAATTTATTCCGTGGAGCTGAATATAATCG GTATACGTGGGTCACCGGTCGAGAGCCGCTGACTTACTACGACATGAACCTGTCGGCTCAGGACCACCAGACCTTCTTCACCTGCGACTCCGACCACCTCCGGCCCGCCGACGCCA TCATGCAGAAGGCGTGGCGGGAGAGGAACCCACAGGCTCGGATCTCCGCGGCGCACGAAGCTCTGgagctggaaga tTGTGCCACCGCCTACATCCTGCTGGCGGAGGAAGAGGCCACCACCATCATGGAGGCAGAACGCTTGTTTAAGCAGGCGCTGAAGGCTGGAGAGAGCTGCTACCGCcgcagccagcagctgcagcaccacagcacgcAGTACGAAGCCCAGCACA GAAGAGACACCAACGTGCTGGTGTACATAAAGAGGAGACTGGCCATGTGCTCCAGAAAGCTGGGCCGGACACGAGAGGCGGTTAAAATGATGAGAGAT TTAATGAAGGAGTTCCCTCTTCTCAGCATGTTCAACATCCACGAAAACCTGCTGGAGTCGCTATTAGAGCTCCAGAATTACGCAGACGTCCAGGCCGTTCTGGCCAAATACGACGGTGAGAGACGCGAAGCGACCGTGCGCGGCgttcctgctgcttctccccAGGAAGCTTCCATAGTTTCGCCCTCGCCGCTAACGTGTCCGCTCTGTGTCTCCCCTTCAGATATCAGTTTACCCAAATCTGCAACAATATGCTACACAGCAGCGTTGCTCAAAGCCAGGGCGGTATCAGACAA ATTCTCTCCAGAGGCAGCGTCACGACGAGGGCTGAGTACAGCAGAGATGAACGCAGTAGAAGCCATCCACAGAGCGGTGGAATTCAACCCTCACGTTCCcaag tatCTGCTGGAGATGAAGAGTCTGATTCTTCCTCCAGAACACATCCTGAAGCGAGGGGACAGCGAGGCCATCGCCTACGccttcttccacctgcagcactggAAGCGGGTCGAGGGGGCGCTCAACCTGCTCCACTGCACCTGGGAGGGCA gtgcacgcTCCTGCTCTGCAGCGTTCAGAATGATCCCTTATCCTCTAGAGAAGGGTCACCTGTTCTACCCGTACCCCATCTGCACAGAGACGGCCGACAGAGAGCTGCTACCCA TGTTTcacgaggtgtcggtgtacccGAAGAAGGAGCTGcccttcttcatcctcttcacaGCCGGCCTGTGTTCCTTCACCGCCATGCTGGCTCTGCTCACACACCAGTTTCCTGAACTCATGGGGGTGTTCGCGAAAGCT ttcctcagcacGCTGTTCGCTCCGCTCAACTTCatcatggagaaggtggagagcaTCCTGCCGTCCAGCCTCTGGCACCAACTCACCCGCATCTGA